The following proteins are co-located in the Eptesicus fuscus isolate TK198812 chromosome 9, DD_ASM_mEF_20220401, whole genome shotgun sequence genome:
- the NCDN gene encoding neurochondrin isoform X1, with amino-acid sequence MSCCDLAAAGQLGKTGIMASDCEPALNQAEGRNPTLERYLGALREAKNDSEQFAALLLVTKAVKAGDIDAKTRRRIFDAVGFTFPNRLLTTKEAPDGCPDHVLRALGVALLACFCSDPELAAHPQVLNKIPILGTFLTARGDPDDAARRSMIDDTYQCLTAVAGTPRGPRHLIAGGTVSALCQAYLGHGYGFDQALALLVGLLAAAETQCWKEAEPDLLAVLRGLSEDFQKAEDASKFELCQLLPLFLPPTTVPSECLRDLQAGLARILGSKLSSWQRNPALKLAARLAHACGSTWIPAGSSGSKFLALLVNLACVEVRLALEETGTEVKEDVVTACYALMELGIQECTRCEQSLLKEPQKVQLVSIMKEAIGAVIHYLQQVGPEKQKEPFVFASVRILGAWLAEETSSLRKEVCQLLPFLVRYAKTLYEEAEEANDLSQQVATLAISPTTPGPTWPGDALRLLLPGWCHLTVEDGPREILIKEGAPSLLCKYFLQQWELTSPGHDTSVLPDSVEIGLQTCCHIFLNLVVTAPGLIKRDACFTSLMNTLMTSLPALVQQQGRLLLAANVATLGLLMARLLSTSPALQGTPASRGFFAAAILFLSQSHVARATPGSDQAVLALSPDYEGIWADLQELWFLGMQAFTGCVPLLPWLAPAALRSRWPQELLQLLGSVSPTSVKPEMVAAYQGVLVELARANRLCREAMRLQAGEETASHYRMAALEQCLSEP; translated from the exons ATGTCGTGTTGTGACCTGGCTGCGGCCGGACAG TTGGGCAAGACGGGCATCATGGCCTCGGATTGTGAGCCAGCTCTGAACCAGGCAGAGGGCCGAAACCCCACCCTGGAGCGCTACCTAGGAGCCCTCCGTGAGGCCAAGAATGACAGCGAGCAGTTTGCAGCCCTGCTGCTA GTGACCAAGGCAGTCAAAGCAGGTGACATCGATGCCAAAACTCGGCGGCGGATTTTTGATGCCGTGGGCTTCACCTTCCCCAATCGTCTCCTGACCACCAAGGAGGCACCGGATGGCTGCCCCGACCACGTTCTCCGAGCCCTGGGTgtggccctgctggcctgcttttGCAGTGATCCTGAACTGGCCGCCCATCCCCAGGTCCTAAACAAAATCCCCATCCTTGGCACCTTCCTCACAGCTAGGGGGGACCCTGATGATGCTGCCCGCCGTTCCATGATCGATGACACCTACCAATGCCTGACAGCTGTGGCAGGTACACCCCGTGGGCCCCGGCACCTCATTGCTGGTGGCACTGTGTCTGCCCTGTGTCAGGCATACCTGGGGCATGGCTATGGCTTTGACCAAGCCCTGGCACTTCTGgtggggctgctggctgctgctgaGACACAGTGCTGGAAGGAGGCGGAGCCTGACCTGCTGGCGGTGTTGCGGGGCCTCAGTGAAGATTTCCAGAAAGCCGAAGATGCCAGCAAGTTTGAGCTCTGCCAACTGCTGCCTCTCTTTCTGCCCCCGACAACCGTGCCCTCTGAATGCCTCCGGGATCTGCAGGCCGGGCTGGCACGTATCCTCGGCAGCAAGCTGAGCTCCTGGCAGCGCAACCCTGCACTAAAGCTGGCAGCCCGTCTGGCGCACGCCTGTGGCTCCACTTGGATCCCGGCGGGCAGCTCCGGGAGCAAGTTCCTGGCCCTGCTGGTGAATCTAGCATGCGTGGAGGTACGGCTGGCACTGGAGGAGACGGGCACAGAGGTAAAAGAGGATGTGGTGACTGCCTGCTATGCCCTCATGGAGTTGGGGATCCAGGAATGCACCCGCTGTGAGCAGTCACTGCTTAAGGAGCCACAGAAGGTGCAGCTTGTGAGCATCATGAAGGAGGCCATCGGGGCTGTCATCCACTACCTGCAGCAG GTGGGGCCGGAGAAGCAGAAGGAGCCCTTTGTGTTTGCTTCGGtgcggatcctgggtgcctggctgGCCGAGGAGACCTCATCCCTGCGCAAGGAGGTCTGCCAACTGCTGCCCTTCCTCGTTCGCTATGCCAAGACCCTCTATGAGGAGGCTGAGGAAGCCAATGACCTCTCTCAGCAGGTGGCCACCCTGGCCATCTCCCCCACCACTCCAgggcccacctggccaggggatGCTCTCCG gctcctcctgccCGGCTGGTGCCACCTGACAGTTGAAGATGGGCCACGGGAGATCCTGATCAAGGAGGGGGCACCCTCGCTTCTGTGCAAGTATTTCCTACAGCAGTGGGAACTCACGTCCCCTGGCCATGACACCTCAGTGCTGCCTGACAGCGTGGAGATCGGCCTGCAGACCTGCTGCCACATCTTCCTCAACCTCGTGGTCACTGCACCAGGATTGATCAa GCGAGATGCCTGCTTCACATCTCTTATGAACACCCTGATGACGTCGCTACCTGCACTAGTGCAGCAGCAGGGGAGGCTGCTTCTCGCTGCCAACGTGGCCACCCTGGGCCTTCTCATGGCCCGGCTCCTTAGCACCTCTCCAG CTCTTCAGGGAACACCAGCATCCAGAGGTTTCTTCGCGGCCGCCATCCTCTTTCTATCCCAGTCCCACGTGGCGCGGGCCACACCTGGCTCAGACCAGGCAgtgctggccctgtcccctgacTATGAGGGCATCTGGGCCGATCTGCAGGAGCTCTGGTTCCTGGGCATGCAGGCCTTCACTGGCTGCGTGccactgctgccctggctggcccccgCTGCCCTGCGCTCCCGCTGGCCACAGGAGCTGCTCCAGCTGCTCGGCAGCGTCAGCCCCACCTCCGTCAAGCCTGAGATGGTTGCCGCCTATCAGGGTGTCCTGGTGGAGTTGGCCCGGGCCAACCGGCTGTGCCGggaggccatgaggctgcagGCGGGTGAGGAGACGGCCAGCCACTACCGCATGGCTGCCCTGGAGCAATGCCTGTCAGAGCCATGA
- the NCDN gene encoding neurochondrin isoform X2, whose amino-acid sequence MISGRLPDPRVTKAVKAGDIDAKTRRRIFDAVGFTFPNRLLTTKEAPDGCPDHVLRALGVALLACFCSDPELAAHPQVLNKIPILGTFLTARGDPDDAARRSMIDDTYQCLTAVAGTPRGPRHLIAGGTVSALCQAYLGHGYGFDQALALLVGLLAAAETQCWKEAEPDLLAVLRGLSEDFQKAEDASKFELCQLLPLFLPPTTVPSECLRDLQAGLARILGSKLSSWQRNPALKLAARLAHACGSTWIPAGSSGSKFLALLVNLACVEVRLALEETGTEVKEDVVTACYALMELGIQECTRCEQSLLKEPQKVQLVSIMKEAIGAVIHYLQQVGPEKQKEPFVFASVRILGAWLAEETSSLRKEVCQLLPFLVRYAKTLYEEAEEANDLSQQVATLAISPTTPGPTWPGDALRLLLPGWCHLTVEDGPREILIKEGAPSLLCKYFLQQWELTSPGHDTSVLPDSVEIGLQTCCHIFLNLVVTAPGLIKRDACFTSLMNTLMTSLPALVQQQGRLLLAANVATLGLLMARLLSTSPALQGTPASRGFFAAAILFLSQSHVARATPGSDQAVLALSPDYEGIWADLQELWFLGMQAFTGCVPLLPWLAPAALRSRWPQELLQLLGSVSPTSVKPEMVAAYQGVLVELARANRLCREAMRLQAGEETASHYRMAALEQCLSEP is encoded by the exons ATGATCTCTGGGAGGCTTCCTGATCCCAGA GTGACCAAGGCAGTCAAAGCAGGTGACATCGATGCCAAAACTCGGCGGCGGATTTTTGATGCCGTGGGCTTCACCTTCCCCAATCGTCTCCTGACCACCAAGGAGGCACCGGATGGCTGCCCCGACCACGTTCTCCGAGCCCTGGGTgtggccctgctggcctgcttttGCAGTGATCCTGAACTGGCCGCCCATCCCCAGGTCCTAAACAAAATCCCCATCCTTGGCACCTTCCTCACAGCTAGGGGGGACCCTGATGATGCTGCCCGCCGTTCCATGATCGATGACACCTACCAATGCCTGACAGCTGTGGCAGGTACACCCCGTGGGCCCCGGCACCTCATTGCTGGTGGCACTGTGTCTGCCCTGTGTCAGGCATACCTGGGGCATGGCTATGGCTTTGACCAAGCCCTGGCACTTCTGgtggggctgctggctgctgctgaGACACAGTGCTGGAAGGAGGCGGAGCCTGACCTGCTGGCGGTGTTGCGGGGCCTCAGTGAAGATTTCCAGAAAGCCGAAGATGCCAGCAAGTTTGAGCTCTGCCAACTGCTGCCTCTCTTTCTGCCCCCGACAACCGTGCCCTCTGAATGCCTCCGGGATCTGCAGGCCGGGCTGGCACGTATCCTCGGCAGCAAGCTGAGCTCCTGGCAGCGCAACCCTGCACTAAAGCTGGCAGCCCGTCTGGCGCACGCCTGTGGCTCCACTTGGATCCCGGCGGGCAGCTCCGGGAGCAAGTTCCTGGCCCTGCTGGTGAATCTAGCATGCGTGGAGGTACGGCTGGCACTGGAGGAGACGGGCACAGAGGTAAAAGAGGATGTGGTGACTGCCTGCTATGCCCTCATGGAGTTGGGGATCCAGGAATGCACCCGCTGTGAGCAGTCACTGCTTAAGGAGCCACAGAAGGTGCAGCTTGTGAGCATCATGAAGGAGGCCATCGGGGCTGTCATCCACTACCTGCAGCAG GTGGGGCCGGAGAAGCAGAAGGAGCCCTTTGTGTTTGCTTCGGtgcggatcctgggtgcctggctgGCCGAGGAGACCTCATCCCTGCGCAAGGAGGTCTGCCAACTGCTGCCCTTCCTCGTTCGCTATGCCAAGACCCTCTATGAGGAGGCTGAGGAAGCCAATGACCTCTCTCAGCAGGTGGCCACCCTGGCCATCTCCCCCACCACTCCAgggcccacctggccaggggatGCTCTCCG gctcctcctgccCGGCTGGTGCCACCTGACAGTTGAAGATGGGCCACGGGAGATCCTGATCAAGGAGGGGGCACCCTCGCTTCTGTGCAAGTATTTCCTACAGCAGTGGGAACTCACGTCCCCTGGCCATGACACCTCAGTGCTGCCTGACAGCGTGGAGATCGGCCTGCAGACCTGCTGCCACATCTTCCTCAACCTCGTGGTCACTGCACCAGGATTGATCAa GCGAGATGCCTGCTTCACATCTCTTATGAACACCCTGATGACGTCGCTACCTGCACTAGTGCAGCAGCAGGGGAGGCTGCTTCTCGCTGCCAACGTGGCCACCCTGGGCCTTCTCATGGCCCGGCTCCTTAGCACCTCTCCAG CTCTTCAGGGAACACCAGCATCCAGAGGTTTCTTCGCGGCCGCCATCCTCTTTCTATCCCAGTCCCACGTGGCGCGGGCCACACCTGGCTCAGACCAGGCAgtgctggccctgtcccctgacTATGAGGGCATCTGGGCCGATCTGCAGGAGCTCTGGTTCCTGGGCATGCAGGCCTTCACTGGCTGCGTGccactgctgccctggctggcccccgCTGCCCTGCGCTCCCGCTGGCCACAGGAGCTGCTCCAGCTGCTCGGCAGCGTCAGCCCCACCTCCGTCAAGCCTGAGATGGTTGCCGCCTATCAGGGTGTCCTGGTGGAGTTGGCCCGGGCCAACCGGCTGTGCCGggaggccatgaggctgcagGCGGGTGAGGAGACGGCCAGCCACTACCGCATGGCTGCCCTGGAGCAATGCCTGTCAGAGCCATGA